Proteins from a single region of Geothrix sp. PMB-07:
- a CDS encoding esterase-like activity of phytase family protein, with amino-acid sequence MTPRSLLPLLLVALAAAQAQAQVKLIAIGSLSGQYEDLAHVTAPALENGIPGNRLGGLGSGLAYAGGTTFLALPDRGPNAKAYNSAVDDTASYIPRFHTLDLSLAPSDPGSPLPFVLTPSLRDTTLLSSSQPLVYGTGKAYGLPGGAPALNTRHTFYFSGRSDNFDATRPSTHPLNGRLDPEGIRVSRDGRSVFISDEYGPFLYQFDRHSGRRVRAFQLPAKFAVHNLSPRGDVEISGNTAGRVANKGMEGLAITPDGRTLVGAMQSPLLQDGGTNAPFIRLVAVNLRTGATREYAYELTNIGTAAKPKYPTVSELLAINEHEFLVDERDGKGLGDGSAAGYKRIYRIDLNGAQDVSGLIGAANLAGKAVTKSLFLDVVAALGAQGYSPEQIPAKLEGLAFGPDVQVDGTSKHTLFLANDNDFSAVITDSLHPTGAANPNQFFVFAFSDNELPGFAPQRFCGEEADRDED; translated from the coding sequence ATGACCCCACGGTCCCTGCTGCCCCTCCTCCTGGTCGCCCTGGCCGCCGCCCAGGCTCAGGCCCAAGTCAAGCTCATCGCCATTGGCAGCCTGAGCGGCCAGTACGAAGATCTGGCCCACGTCACTGCCCCGGCCCTTGAGAATGGCATCCCCGGCAACCGCCTCGGCGGGCTTGGTTCAGGCCTGGCCTACGCCGGTGGCACCACCTTCCTGGCCCTGCCCGATCGCGGGCCCAACGCGAAGGCCTACAACAGCGCCGTCGATGACACCGCTTCCTACATCCCCCGCTTCCACACGCTGGATCTGAGCCTGGCGCCCAGCGACCCCGGCTCGCCTCTGCCCTTCGTGCTCACGCCCTCGCTGCGGGACACGACGCTGCTCTCCAGCTCCCAGCCACTGGTCTATGGAACGGGCAAGGCCTACGGCCTGCCCGGTGGCGCGCCCGCCCTGAACACCCGCCACACCTTCTATTTCTCGGGCCGCTCGGACAACTTCGATGCCACCCGGCCCTCCACCCATCCCCTGAACGGCCGCCTCGATCCCGAAGGCATCCGTGTCTCCCGCGATGGCCGCAGCGTGTTCATTTCGGATGAGTACGGCCCCTTCCTCTACCAGTTTGACCGCCACAGCGGCCGACGGGTGCGCGCCTTCCAGTTGCCCGCCAAGTTCGCCGTGCACAACCTGAGCCCCAGGGGCGACGTCGAGATCAGCGGCAACACCGCTGGCCGGGTCGCCAACAAGGGCATGGAGGGCCTGGCCATCACCCCGGACGGACGGACCCTGGTCGGCGCCATGCAGAGCCCCCTGCTTCAGGATGGCGGCACCAACGCCCCCTTCATCCGCCTCGTGGCGGTGAACCTCCGCACCGGCGCCACCCGGGAGTACGCCTACGAGCTCACCAACATCGGCACTGCCGCCAAACCCAAATACCCCACCGTGAGCGAACTGCTCGCCATCAACGAGCACGAATTCCTGGTTGATGAACGGGATGGCAAGGGACTCGGCGACGGCTCCGCCGCAGGCTACAAGCGCATCTACCGCATCGACCTGAACGGAGCCCAGGACGTGAGCGGCCTGATCGGCGCCGCCAACCTCGCGGGCAAGGCTGTGACCAAGAGCCTGTTCCTGGATGTGGTGGCCGCCTTGGGCGCCCAGGGGTACTCCCCCGAGCAGATCCCCGCCAAACTGGAGGGCCTCGCCTTCGGCCCGGATGTGCAGGTGGATGGCACCTCAAAGCACACCCTCTTCCTGGCCAACGACAACGATTTCAGCGCCGTGATCACGGACAGCCTGCATCCCACGGGCGCTGCGAATCCCAATCAGTTCTTCGTGTTCGCCTTCAGCGACAACGAGCTGCCGGGCTTCGCACCCCAAAGGTTCTGCGGCGAGGAAGCAGACCGCGACGAGGACTGA
- a CDS encoding tetratricopeptide repeat protein, with amino-acid sequence MRDIRIPVLAVLLASAPAFAEDVRALMLQARSLQLRGGGADPAAAVAIYRRVLAQVPESAEANLRLSEALQETQDANGAVAPARRAVELAPQNAEAQAHLALLQYQRAQVDATLAPEAAKELRAATLRLPQDPELWARLGEVSEQMKDGEGALQAWLRLGRMRPSFTPAWERAFIHARATQNYEGKREALLALNARNPEDRHLRLLEELAREQIKAGYLAHAEESFLLLARHLPQEAGLWENVSLVRMQTARYAEALETLAKAEALKPTPALGFYTAQALMNLGRFEEAEKRLKEILPQPTDSQRVKDGGPMLYAEALLLQGKGRALLAFLKDRPSNPNTDGEALVFKTQALISLNDWKSGLEVLKEGIARYPKIAFFKQASLLPPKYLEYSFFSRKETRAALEQMHLEGMAALWQEFQRWDKCLEALERAGKVSPVRHVDMLIMESQAYDQLGRHAESLAAMREAQALEPDNPLVQNNLGYLLLEQEQNLEEAASLIQTSAKATPDNGNVVDSLGWAQFKLGRVDEAETTLRRAAELNPFSPEVRKHLGEVLVKQGKLTEAAEQWDRALAFVFPERAALEKRLGDLRIRIAKEQAAKLDAPVAPPVAPAAKPDEDDEDDQ; translated from the coding sequence GTGCGTGACATTCGTATTCCCGTTCTTGCGGTTCTGCTGGCATCGGCCCCAGCCTTCGCCGAAGATGTCCGCGCGCTGATGCTTCAGGCCCGCTCCCTGCAACTGCGGGGCGGGGGCGCTGATCCTGCCGCGGCCGTGGCCATCTACCGGCGCGTGCTGGCCCAGGTGCCCGAGAGTGCCGAGGCGAACCTTCGGCTGTCCGAGGCCCTGCAGGAGACCCAGGATGCCAACGGCGCTGTGGCTCCGGCCCGACGGGCGGTGGAACTGGCTCCGCAAAACGCCGAGGCTCAGGCCCATCTGGCCTTGTTGCAGTACCAGCGGGCGCAGGTTGATGCCACTCTGGCACCCGAGGCCGCGAAGGAACTCCGGGCTGCGACCCTGCGGTTGCCGCAGGATCCCGAGCTTTGGGCGAGGCTGGGCGAGGTCTCCGAGCAGATGAAGGATGGCGAGGGTGCGCTGCAGGCCTGGCTGCGTCTCGGGCGCATGCGTCCCAGCTTCACCCCGGCCTGGGAGCGCGCGTTCATCCATGCCCGCGCCACGCAGAACTACGAAGGCAAGCGCGAGGCCCTGCTGGCGCTCAATGCCCGCAATCCCGAGGATCGCCACCTGCGCCTGCTGGAGGAGCTGGCCCGCGAGCAGATCAAAGCTGGGTACCTGGCCCACGCCGAAGAGAGCTTCCTCCTGCTGGCGCGCCACCTGCCCCAGGAAGCTGGGTTGTGGGAGAACGTGTCCCTGGTTCGGATGCAGACCGCCCGCTACGCCGAGGCCCTGGAAACCCTGGCCAAGGCCGAGGCCCTGAAGCCGACCCCGGCCCTGGGTTTCTACACGGCGCAGGCCCTCATGAACCTGGGTCGCTTCGAGGAGGCGGAAAAGCGGCTTAAGGAGATCCTCCCTCAGCCCACGGATTCGCAGCGTGTCAAAGACGGCGGGCCGATGCTCTATGCAGAGGCGTTGCTGCTGCAGGGCAAGGGCAGAGCCCTGCTGGCCTTCCTCAAGGACCGTCCCTCGAATCCCAATACCGACGGCGAGGCCCTGGTCTTCAAGACTCAGGCCCTCATCAGCCTCAATGACTGGAAGAGCGGCCTGGAAGTGCTGAAGGAAGGCATCGCGCGCTATCCGAAAATCGCCTTCTTCAAACAGGCCAGCCTGCTGCCGCCGAAGTACCTCGAGTATTCCTTTTTCTCGCGCAAGGAGACCCGCGCGGCCCTGGAACAGATGCACCTCGAGGGCATGGCCGCCCTGTGGCAGGAGTTTCAGCGCTGGGACAAATGCCTGGAGGCCCTGGAGCGCGCAGGCAAGGTGTCGCCCGTGCGACATGTGGACATGCTCATCATGGAAAGCCAGGCCTACGACCAGCTGGGCCGACACGCGGAGTCCCTGGCGGCCATGCGGGAGGCTCAGGCCCTGGAACCCGACAATCCGCTGGTGCAGAACAACCTCGGCTACCTGCTGCTGGAACAGGAGCAGAACCTCGAGGAGGCGGCCTCGCTGATCCAGACCAGCGCCAAGGCCACGCCGGATAACGGCAATGTGGTGGACAGCCTGGGCTGGGCCCAGTTCAAGCTGGGGCGCGTCGATGAAGCGGAAACCACGCTGCGCCGCGCCGCCGAGCTGAACCCCTTCAGTCCCGAGGTGCGCAAGCACCTGGGCGAGGTGCTGGTGAAGCAGGGCAAGCTGACCGAGGCCGCCGAACAATGGGACCGCGCCCTCGCCTTTGTCTTTCCCGAGCGGGCTGCCCTCGAGAAGCGCCTGGGCGATCTCCGGATTCGCATCGCCAAGGAGCAGGCGGCCAAGCTGGACGCTCCCGTTGCCCCGCCCGTGGCGCCTGCCGCCAAACCTGACGAGGATGACGAGGACGACCAGTGA
- a CDS encoding 3-dehydroquinate synthase family protein, with translation MRLATPAGFATEVFLLEGPDAALLPEGPWTLVGDQRLRAAWAQAGMPEPRHALWVSVPEEEKRLGTLIPWLEHWARVPLHRDATVVALGGGVLSDMTGLAAALYLRGVAWQVWPTTLLAMADASLGGKTGADLDAGKNLVGAFHAPRRLVACTNLLASLPERQLDNGRWELIKTALIQGEMDWALDMLQDGPVKLPWVERALAFKAGVVHRDPRESGERRLLNLGHTLGHALEAASGYHLLHGEAVGMGLFAACFLAEEQGLKPFPAEVLGALARRLAPLAPLAAPWEACLPLLARDKKAERGPGPSVGQAEAAIQIHCILPRPGEPAVQRVLPPQAWESSHARLLSLLHQEGVRA, from the coding sequence ATGAGGCTGGCCACGCCTGCGGGTTTCGCCACGGAGGTCTTCCTGCTGGAAGGGCCCGATGCGGCCCTGCTGCCCGAGGGCCCCTGGACCCTGGTGGGCGACCAACGCCTGCGCGCAGCCTGGGCCCAAGCCGGCATGCCGGAACCAAGGCACGCCCTCTGGGTATCCGTGCCCGAGGAGGAAAAGCGTCTCGGCACCCTGATTCCATGGCTAGAGCACTGGGCCCGGGTGCCCCTCCACCGGGATGCCACCGTCGTCGCTCTGGGCGGCGGCGTGCTCAGCGACATGACGGGGCTGGCGGCGGCCCTCTACCTGAGGGGCGTGGCTTGGCAGGTGTGGCCCACCACGCTGCTGGCCATGGCCGATGCCTCTCTGGGCGGCAAGACGGGCGCCGATCTCGATGCGGGCAAGAATCTGGTGGGGGCCTTCCATGCGCCGCGCCGCCTGGTGGCCTGCACGAACCTGCTGGCGAGTCTGCCTGAGCGCCAGTTGGACAACGGCCGGTGGGAACTCATCAAGACGGCCCTCATCCAGGGTGAGATGGATTGGGCCCTGGACATGCTGCAGGACGGCCCTGTGAAGCTGCCCTGGGTGGAGCGGGCCCTGGCCTTCAAGGCCGGTGTGGTGCATCGCGATCCCCGCGAATCGGGAGAGCGCCGCTTGTTGAACCTGGGCCACACCCTGGGCCACGCCCTGGAAGCGGCTTCGGGCTACCACCTGCTGCACGGAGAGGCCGTGGGAATGGGCCTGTTCGCAGCCTGCTTCCTGGCGGAAGAGCAGGGCCTGAAGCCCTTCCCTGCGGAGGTGCTGGGGGCCCTGGCTCGCCGCTTGGCGCCCTTGGCTCCGCTGGCCGCTCCCTGGGAGGCCTGCCTGCCTCTGCTGGCCCGGGACAAGAAGGCCGAGCGCGGCCCCGGCCCAAGCGTTGGTCAGGCCGAAGCAGCCATCCAGATCCACTGCATCCTTCCGCGACCGGGCGAGCCCGCCGTACAGCGGGTATTGCCTCCGCAGGCCTGGGAATCCTCCCATGCCCGGCTCCTGTCTCTGCTTCACCAGGAGGGTGTCCGTGCGTGA
- a CDS encoding M20/M25/M40 family metallo-hydrolase — MRSWMPLLFAATLVAPVQALAQAPASKADQAAEQRLRKDVTFLAAPELKGRGNGYPELDVVAKRIQDELKALGLQPQIQRFPFIARVARERQAAAVTLAGSAHSLVWGKDIEALGLSGDADFKGKPLAFAGYGVQIPGGYDDFAGLDLKDRVVVIARTVPDLDAFAHLPRGERGLLARLKKLETAKAAGVIVLEDALRPLQREEGPVKVDLPVVGMTVEGLGGACGDVAARLKAIKETGRPGTTDAPAATFSLELKLRRDEAQIPNVVTVIPGQDAKLSKEYIVLGAHMDHLGLGERHSMGGAEARGQIHPGADDNASGTALVVELARELKDAKPRRSILLLNFAGEEEGLLGSQYWVQHPTHPLEAVKFMLNFDMVGRLDPKAPKLMMGGLGAPKSAVEAAQKFVPKDFAVSADVGASVGGSDHMSFSQAKIPTFFFFTGIHGEYHRPTDTADRINYPGMVKLAAFGKAVTLDLANADTLPAFDPETAKLPSRGDGGPMRIAFGTIPDYADNPKGFRINGVSKDGTAETIGLQAGDILIQFGDKVLKNVYDFMGALGAYKPGDKVLIQWLRGDQLMKAEATLKGRS; from the coding sequence ATGCGTTCCTGGATGCCCCTCCTTTTCGCCGCCACCCTCGTGGCCCCGGTCCAGGCTCTGGCCCAGGCTCCCGCCAGCAAGGCTGACCAGGCCGCAGAACAGCGCCTGCGCAAGGATGTGACCTTTCTCGCGGCGCCAGAACTGAAGGGCCGAGGCAACGGCTATCCCGAGCTGGACGTGGTCGCCAAGCGCATCCAGGACGAATTGAAGGCCCTGGGCCTCCAACCCCAGATCCAGCGCTTTCCCTTCATCGCCCGCGTGGCCCGGGAAAGGCAGGCGGCGGCGGTGACGCTGGCGGGCAGCGCCCATTCCCTGGTCTGGGGCAAGGACATCGAGGCCCTGGGGCTGAGCGGCGACGCGGACTTCAAGGGCAAGCCTTTGGCCTTCGCGGGCTACGGCGTGCAGATCCCCGGTGGCTACGACGATTTCGCGGGCCTCGACCTGAAGGATCGCGTGGTGGTCATCGCCCGCACCGTGCCCGATCTGGATGCCTTCGCCCATCTTCCTCGCGGTGAGCGGGGTCTGCTGGCCCGGCTGAAGAAGCTGGAGACCGCCAAGGCCGCGGGCGTGATCGTGCTGGAAGACGCCCTTCGCCCCTTGCAGCGCGAGGAAGGCCCCGTGAAGGTGGACCTGCCGGTGGTGGGCATGACGGTGGAGGGCCTGGGCGGCGCCTGCGGCGATGTGGCCGCACGCTTGAAGGCCATCAAGGAGACTGGAAGGCCTGGTACCACTGACGCTCCGGCGGCCACGTTCTCGCTGGAGCTCAAGCTGCGCCGGGACGAGGCGCAGATCCCCAATGTGGTGACGGTGATTCCGGGCCAGGATGCCAAGCTGAGCAAGGAATACATCGTGCTCGGCGCCCACATGGACCACCTGGGCCTGGGCGAGCGCCACAGCATGGGTGGGGCCGAAGCCCGGGGCCAGATCCATCCCGGCGCCGATGACAACGCCTCGGGCACAGCCCTGGTCGTGGAACTGGCGCGGGAGCTGAAGGATGCGAAACCCCGGCGCTCGATCCTGCTGCTCAACTTTGCGGGCGAAGAAGAAGGCCTGCTGGGCTCACAGTACTGGGTGCAGCATCCCACGCACCCCCTGGAAGCCGTGAAGTTCATGCTCAACTTCGACATGGTGGGCCGCCTCGATCCGAAGGCCCCCAAGCTCATGATGGGCGGCTTGGGTGCGCCGAAATCCGCGGTGGAGGCGGCCCAGAAGTTCGTGCCCAAGGATTTCGCCGTGAGCGCCGATGTGGGCGCCAGCGTGGGCGGCTCCGATCACATGAGCTTCTCCCAGGCCAAGATCCCCACCTTCTTCTTTTTCACGGGCATCCACGGCGAGTACCACCGCCCCACGGATACGGCGGACCGCATCAACTACCCGGGCATGGTGAAGCTGGCGGCCTTTGGCAAGGCTGTGACGCTGGATCTGGCCAACGCGGACACCCTGCCGGCCTTCGATCCCGAAACGGCAAAGCTGCCTTCGCGCGGCGATGGCGGCCCCATGCGCATTGCCTTCGGCACCATCCCCGATTACGCGGACAATCCCAAGGGCTTCCGCATCAACGGCGTGTCCAAGGATGGCACCGCGGAAACCATCGGCCTCCAGGCCGGCGACATCCTCATCCAGTTCGGCGACAAGGTGCTGAAGAACGTCTATGACTTCATGGGCGCCCTGGGCGCCTACAAGCCCGGCGACAAGGTGCTCATCCAGTGGCTCCGCGGCGATCAGTTGATGAAGGCCGAAGCCACCCTGAAGGGCCGTTCATGA
- a CDS encoding ABC transporter ATP-binding protein, with the protein MSEQGAFFQSDRTDERPMRHALLWRLASYLRPQWAALLLLLGLMGLGAFLEVLPSEMTLRLINRFMGQGSLKGAAPLVAGFFGVLIAGFVVSFARYFMLAKVGQKAMLDLRVQLFQHLMGRSTDFFHRNPVGRLMTRVTSDVQNLNEMFASGFVAIVGDALSLLAIVGWMFWTHAGMATVALVILPFLLVATEFFRRRAGEAFRETQRRYAAINAFLQEQISGMGLVQINSQEQHSDAQFKVLNEDYFQAFLRTIFAYAVFFPVVEFITSSTLAALIFYAGIKLKAGAITWGLLLAFIQQSSRFFRPIRELAERYNVMQTALASSERIFRLLDNQEQIPEAPDAKVASLSGEIRFENVTFAYEEGGRQVVRELSGVIPKGHRVAVVGHTGAGKSTLINLLMRFYDVSEGRITIDGADVRSLQLRSLRSLFGLVLQDVFVFSGTLRDNIVLDRPLDEARLASVLEQSQLKDLVGRLPEGLETQVGERGQKLSAGEKQLLAFARMLYLEPAVLLLDEATANIDSETESKIQTVIERVSHRLTTFTIAHRLSTIREADEIWVMDQGQLVERGTHDGLIAQDGVYAKLVRLQFADSEAA; encoded by the coding sequence ATGTCCGAACAGGGAGCCTTTTTCCAATCCGACCGCACCGATGAGCGGCCCATGCGCCATGCGCTGCTCTGGCGCCTGGCCAGCTACCTGCGCCCCCAATGGGCGGCGTTGTTGCTGCTGCTAGGCCTGATGGGCCTGGGTGCCTTCCTGGAGGTGCTGCCCTCGGAGATGACCCTGCGGCTCATCAACCGCTTCATGGGCCAGGGCAGCCTGAAGGGGGCCGCTCCCCTGGTGGCGGGCTTCTTCGGCGTGCTCATCGCAGGCTTTGTGGTGAGTTTCGCCCGCTATTTCATGCTGGCCAAGGTGGGCCAGAAGGCGATGCTCGACCTGCGGGTGCAGCTCTTCCAGCACCTCATGGGCCGCAGCACCGATTTCTTCCACCGCAATCCCGTGGGCCGCCTCATGACCCGCGTGACCAGCGATGTGCAGAACCTGAACGAAATGTTCGCCTCGGGCTTCGTGGCCATCGTGGGCGATGCCCTCTCCCTGCTGGCCATCGTGGGCTGGATGTTCTGGACCCATGCAGGCATGGCCACCGTGGCCCTGGTGATCCTGCCCTTCCTGCTGGTGGCCACGGAATTCTTCCGCCGCCGCGCCGGTGAAGCCTTCCGGGAAACCCAACGGCGCTACGCCGCCATCAACGCCTTCCTGCAGGAGCAGATCTCCGGCATGGGGCTGGTCCAGATCAACAGCCAGGAACAACACAGCGACGCGCAGTTCAAGGTGCTCAACGAGGACTACTTCCAGGCCTTCCTGCGCACCATCTTCGCCTACGCCGTGTTCTTCCCGGTGGTGGAGTTCATCACCTCCAGCACCCTGGCCGCACTCATCTTCTATGCGGGCATCAAGCTCAAGGCCGGCGCCATCACCTGGGGCTTGCTGCTGGCTTTCATCCAGCAGTCCAGCCGCTTCTTCCGGCCCATCCGGGAACTCGCCGAGCGCTACAACGTCATGCAGACCGCCCTGGCCTCCAGTGAGCGCATTTTCCGCCTGCTGGACAACCAGGAGCAGATCCCCGAGGCGCCCGACGCCAAGGTGGCCTCCCTCAGTGGGGAGATCCGCTTCGAGAACGTCACCTTCGCCTACGAGGAAGGCGGCCGCCAGGTGGTGCGCGAGCTCAGCGGCGTGATTCCCAAGGGGCACCGCGTGGCCGTGGTGGGCCATACCGGCGCAGGCAAAAGCACGCTCATCAACCTGCTCATGCGTTTCTACGACGTAAGCGAGGGCCGCATCACCATCGATGGCGCCGATGTGCGCAGCCTGCAGCTCCGCAGCCTGCGCAGCCTCTTCGGGCTGGTGCTGCAGGATGTCTTCGTGTTTTCCGGAACGCTGCGCGACAACATCGTGCTGGACCGACCCCTGGATGAGGCCCGGCTGGCCTCTGTGCTTGAACAGAGCCAGCTGAAGGATCTGGTGGGACGCCTGCCGGAAGGCCTGGAAACGCAGGTGGGCGAGCGGGGCCAGAAGCTCAGCGCCGGCGAAAAGCAGTTGCTGGCCTTCGCCCGCATGCTCTACCTGGAACCCGCTGTGCTGCTGCTGGACGAAGCCACCGCCAACATCGACTCCGAAACGGAATCGAAGATCCAGACCGTCATCGAGCGCGTGAGCCATCGCCTCACCACCTTCACCATCGCCCATCGCCTTTCAACCATTCGCGAGGCCGACGAAATCTGGGTCATGGACCAGGGCCAGCTCGTCGAGCGCGGCACCCACGATGGCCTCATTGCTCAGGATGGCGTCTACGCCAAATTGGTGCGGCTGCAGTTTGCGGATAG